GCTGGACCTCTTCCGCGGCAGGCAGACGCGCGCTCATGGGGACATCGAGATCGCGATTCCGGCCGCGAGCTTTTCCGAGGTCCGCTACCGCTTCCCCGGATATGTCTTCGACGCGGCAGGCAGCGGCCGGATCTGGGAGGACGCCACACCGGAGGTGTTGGCCGCCGTACATCAGACTTGGCTCCGCGATCCGGCCACCGGCGACTACCTGCTCGACGTGTTCCGCGAACCGCACGACGGCGACACCTGGATCTGCCGACGCGATGAGAGGATCCGGCTTCCGTACAGCGACATCATTCACCACACCCAGGACGGCGTCCCGTATCTGGCGCCCGAACTGGTCCTGCTGTTCAAGGCCAAGCACGCCCGCCGAAAGGATCAAACAGACTTCGACGCGACCGTCCCGCACATGACCCCGGCTCAGCGCGAGACCCTGACCGAGCTACTCGACCGCGTACACCCGGGGCATTCCTGGATTGCGGATCTGTAGCCGGCTACTGGTGCGCTCGCGTGTTCAACTGCCGCTGGCTCCACGAGGAAGCCAGCCTGTTGGAGACCTTGCGTGATCTCCTGGGGCGTATCGGCTCCATAGAGATCCGTCACCGTGTGTCGCGTAGCTGAAGGAGGTACGTCGCGGTCAGCGCGACGGCACGGTCCCCGTCATGCGACAGCTCCACGAGGGCACGTGATGCCGTCGTCCCCGGGATGCCCGCCAGCGCCTGGGTCAGCCGTCCG
This sequence is a window from Streptomyces sp. NBC_01775. Protein-coding genes within it:
- a CDS encoding nucleotidyltransferase domain-containing protein, producing MSEQLPSGGIELSPDEIEALHTRWSSCWTPSEVAQQLAGIGTPWYVAAGWALDLFRGRQTRAHGDIEIAIPAASFSEVRYRFPGYVFDAAGSGRIWEDATPEVLAAVHQTWLRDPATGDYLLDVFREPHDGDTWICRRDERIRLPYSDIIHHTQDGVPYLAPELVLLFKAKHARRKDQTDFDATVPHMTPAQRETLTELLDRVHPGHSWIADL